The following is a genomic window from Nicotiana tabacum cultivar K326 chromosome 3, ASM71507v2, whole genome shotgun sequence.
aaccgaccagctttggtcggttatggccaattaccgaccaaaatgcGGCCAAATACGCTTGGATAGTATGTTGGTGGTCTTTTCAATATAACGACCAAAGTTGAtcgaaaattaccgaccaacgttggccggtcaattaaattcaaaaaagcaATATTGCAAAAAAACCGGCCAAAGTTGGTTGGTATTTTCCGTCTAAAGTTgatcggtattttaattatgtagtCAAAAGATTAACCATCTAGGAATCGAACCGGGGTGCGTACTGTGGTAGGATACTATtttaccactagaccattggtgcattttgttttaagattgtatttttatttatttatactctttaattgtatttttgcatgaaaataaccgaccaaagttggtcggtttcattaaaaaataaaattaccgaccaaagttggtcggttttttaaaatggcTGGCCgaatttaccgaccaaagttggtcggtttttttaatattaatttttatttattttaactgcaaaaaccgaccaaagttggttggtttcttgaaaaataattttcgcgggactcaaaaatagtttcccgaggccgcagtttgtgcacatatatattgggcctgaggccgcagtttaatattcaaataaacaggttgttcatcattccaAAGAGGGAGTATTTTCAGACAgttagtgttttcagtacttcactagaggcttcatagactagagtaacaggtAGACAGAGTCGCAGGCTTTTtatattaagctatgttggctacaaatatgtttcagaattgtattagtatttccgcactttgatttatatcatccagactttcagtatataagcatgtgttagtttatcttccgcattcagtatatTATGATAACAAAAGTTGATTCAGTTTGCCAGTTGGTTCGCCCGGCCGCATgtagtaaggcaccgggtgccgtgttacgtccaggcccaagttcggggcatgacaaagctGTCTCAACAGTTCTCCCAAAATCTGAGTGTTATAATTAGTCACAAGCATCTAAATAGAGTACAAGATATCACTTAATACAAAGTTTTCTGGAAATAACAAAAGTACGACATATATAAGGAGTAGGGACTCACCACGAAGTCTCCTAAAAGCACTCCTACTCTGCTGGATGAATACCTTCAAAAACAGTTTCAAAATCTAtataaaatatgcagaagtgtagtacgagtatAAAGCaaggtactcaataagtatcaagtaTAGCCTCAAAGAGATAATGGCGAGAGGTTAAAAGTCGGATATACTATTAGCTCAATTATCATAAGAGGCATAATCAACATACGGAAAAAAATCATGAGATTATCAATCAAGTTTACCGGTAGAAGCACGGTAAAGCTAGTATGTAAACATACTTTCCAAATAAAAGATAACACACAACATCAAATACTTCAAATCTTTTACAATCATGATACGAGTCAAATAAAAATCAGGTGAAATAAGAGTCACAACATGAGTCTAAGCTACCAATGCATGCTCACGATCTCATATCAATTCTCACATCACATCTCCATATACCCAATATTGAGAGAGTGTCCAAATCAATACCAATCAACGTAACTTACACTTTCAGGGCTCAAAGTAACATAGGTAATCACCTGATTTCAGAGGGTTGATACCAATTAACAATCCAACATATAGggaagatatgcaaataaatcaggtaaataGCCGGGGAATATtttaaataaagaagaaatgcaaTAATCAAATATAAATCTGTTGTGATGCACAACCCGGTCCAAATAGAAATCACATCACGACTCTCAGCCCCACATCATAATCTCAGTAACCAAACCACACCAGTAACCAGCTCTCCCATAGCTCACATCAAcctcacgaacacaaatatataatttctacccaattttaTAATCATTTTCATGGTCTAATATCATTTTATCAAAAATCCAGGTTTTTCAACAAACTCCTAAAATTGCcacattttacatgttaaaatctacccataatctatgtatttaacttacatcgtatagaaattacttacctttaatagataggtgaaaacccctctttaagaagctccaaaatcggcctagggaaatgaaaatgagagaatatggcctaagtcccgttttaATAAAGACATTGCCCAGACATTTCCTTTTTCGCGATTGCGACAATAGCCTCGTGACCGCGAAGGCAAAGTGGCCAAGGCGTTGAAAAACTGTACATCGCAAACGCGATCCAAGGCTCACGAATGTGAAGGCTTTCCTAGCTTGTGACAAGAttgaaacacacacttaaatatgctcgctagtcgaatatagtaaattATAATATCGTACCCACAgagattggagttaaacagttattattgtagtttgtagctagattgctattcaagatgatcaacaattgagattcaTGTGATTTAAAACTAGAATTAACTAAGAGTCAAAACTATCGACTAATGAAAAATAACGCAAGTAGTAGGCAAAGGAAGATATCAATTGGGAGAAAATAGGATTGATAGGATAGATGCAAGGCAAatgtttgggatttaactctagataattcacttctaatattcaagtgagtcgCTCGAATTCACTTGATTATTAGttcaattgtttagtagaaactcctctctcgattaagtctcaacctcacaagataaACTAATTTTAAgcatgtgaagatatgcaagaattcgtagtggattggtctttaggagaacctctctcggtTATTCTCTTAATTAGGttcaatcaacaattcaactagcctctttcgattactaagaagaattaaagacttcaaccaacaaaatataaagcaacaatatcacaagttatgcctctctcgattacatgaactagtgaatatagaagCAACGATTAGAACATCCCAAACGATTCAACACATAAATACTAAagttaattatccacaaacaagtatcaatacatcaaatccatccaaccctaaagaagaattactccatggatatggagaaattcatcacaattaagtcTAAAGTAAAGAAAGACATAAAACAAttcaaactcttgtcttgagttgGGATTGAATGATGGATTCCTTGTgctctttcttctctaacttctTCTTAGCCTACTTAGGTCTTAGATATGTCAAATgtcctaaaaataatattttttcatgtatatatgcCAAGTAGGGTTGGGCTCAAACACATACACTTTATCCTATgcgaaaaaggacacttttcccgtgtaggacgtgcgcggccgcgcacctgaaAGAGTGCCCGCACACTTGGCCGCGCATTTTTCACACTATTCTGCCCCATATGCGCGGTCAGTGAGCAGCCACGCCCTTGCCGCGCATTTTTCACCATGTTCTGTTGAGAATTTGGAAAAcaattaaaacatgaaagttgtagctctttgaattagctttccaacaatatattatGGAGTCCAAACGGAGTTCTGAGTGAAAATTTCTGTGTATTTTACTGACACTACAcaatatgcctgctcgattcttcgttcgttcttaactatcatccgttgatccccgaacacgatccctgcttaattccttgggcttttactcagacttcaaagcttgaaatcacttgaattcatttcataacatctacatagctcgaaatcactcctataaggcataaaacacacatttagtgcaaaacactagcgattaagttcaaactcaactaaagtgcagtaaattggaatgtaataatcgaTTAAATCATGAGATTATGGCCTACCATCAATACcctacacttaaaccattgctcttcCTCGAGCAATCGAatcacactttatatagacacaaccttaTTAAACAACACTCAagactcatcacaccaagaatatttaaaatagaccaAGCACAATAGTACAACATCCctgcctcaagatttgactcacaagtaccacacaTCATTCACAACTTACCCACTTACCataacatagaggtcaacgacattacctttccttcatgaatcaagtgccctcacacaacaaaagagagtagttccacacacaataaactTTAAGAACGATTAGGAACTTcaaatagaaagaattcactcactttCAGAAACGACATTCATGTGCCACAAAAGATACACatagcttgcccgtagtgtactactctaataagtaactaagtgttccgatttcaaccccaACCATTTTAAACCCAAACCAATCGTCCCGCAAGTGTAAAACAGTAAAAACACATATGGAGAGTCTTAATTAGAAAAACGAGGACCTACAAAATAAAACAACCGATTAGGTCgttacaaaatataaataaatatagatatcatTATACAAACCCGCCGAAACAACGCCCTTTTCCCCTAAATATGTCTAGTtgtcttcttccttttcttgttcTTATCTTCTGGAATTCCTTCTCTCATGGAAACTCAGACTCAATCTATGACTCGTTTGTCAATTGCCTAACAGCCAAATCAGTTCCCCAACAAGAAATCTCCAAAATCGTCTACTCCCCAAATAATCCATCTTTTAACCCCATTTTACAAGCCTATATCCGAAACCGACGGTTTTTTAATTCCTCCACAACTTCCAAACCGGTTATCATCGTCACCCCTACAGAAGAATCCCATGTTTCCAGCGCTGTTCTTTGTACCAAAGAGACAAATTTACAGTTAAAAATCCGTAGTGGTGGACATGATTATGAGGGAATTTCGTATATTTCTGATGTCCCTTTTATTATGCTTGATATGTTCAATCTACGCTCAATTTCCATAAATGTTAATGATAATACTGCTTGGGTTCAAGCTGGTGCTACATTAGGGGAACTTTACTATAACATTTGGACAAAAAGTAACGTTCTTGGTTTTCCTGCGGGTGTTTGTCCTACTGTTGGTGTTGGTGGGCATCTTAGTGGTGGTGGTTATGGGAATATGCTGAGGAAATTTGGTCTAAGTGTAGATAATGTATTGGATGCTCGACTAGTGGATGTAAATGGTAGAATTTGGGACAGGAAAGCTATGGGTGAAGATCTTTTTTGGGCAATTAAAGGAGGTGGGGGTCCTAGTTTTGGTGTCATTTTAGCCTTTCAAATTCAACTCGTTCAAGTCCCACAAACTGTGACTTACTTCAGAGTTGAAAGGTTTTTAGACCAAAATGCTACTGATGCAGTTTTCCAGTGGCAAAATGTTGCTCACAAAATTGACAGTGATCTTTTCATAAGACTACTTTTGCAACCAATCActgtaaaaagaaaagagaaagtgaaggagaagaagaacactCAACAAAAGAAGACGATACGTGCAGCGTTCTTGGGGTTATTCCTTGGTGATTCTAGTAGATTAATGACACTTGTAAGCAAGGAATTCCCTGCTTTGCGATTACAAAAACAAGATTGTTATGAAATGAGCTGGATTGATTCAGTGCTGCGATGGGCAAGTTTCGACAACACAACAAAACCAATCGTCTTGTTAAACAGAACAGGGGATCTATCGAATCTCTTGAAAAGAAAATCGGATTACGTGCAAGAACCAATTCCCAGAGATGGGTTGGAATCAATTTTCCAAAAGATGATTTCTTTGGGCAAAGCAGGAATAGTTTTCAATCCTTATGGAGGGAGAATGGCTGAAATTCGCGAAGACGAAACGCCATTTCCACACAGAGCAGGGATTCTATTCAAGATTCAGTACTCAGTGAATTGGAAAGAAGAAGGAACAGCTGCAGAAAAAGAGCATCTTTCACAGATAAGAGATTTATACAGTTTTATGACCCCATTTGTTTCAAAGAACCCAAGACAAGCCTATTTGAATTACAGGGATCTTGATATTGGTACAAATGATCAAGGACCGCACAGCTTAGAAGAAGGAAGGGTATATGGGACCAAATATTTCAAGAACAATTTTGATAGGCTGGTGAAAGTGAAATCCAAGGTCGATCCTTCGAATTTCTTCAGAAATGAACAGAGTATTCCTACTCAAATTCAGGACATTGGTGCCTACGGGAAAGAAGACAGAGGAAGATGTTTGAGTCAATCTCTGGCTTTAGTTCTAGGTGAATGCTTGATCTGGATGAGCATCATATTATAGCTTTTTTTATAGATTGCTAGTCTAAGTTACTGTTTTTTTCTTGAACGAATCAATACTAATTTCTGAGGAAAGGCAAAAGTAAAATGAAAGTTCAGGacaaatttgaaaaattttgCTTGGTTTgtaaaaccaaaaaagaaaaaaaaagaaaagaattctCCTGGTTCTCCCAACTGGAGAAAGTGTTTTAGTCTAACACCTCAAACGTAGAGTTAAGCTTCAAATTACACTTTGTTGCATGTGTTAATTAAACTTTTGCAACCTACTTCTCCCATTTTCTCTTTCACCGATTCTTACTTTTATTTTCGATTTTAACCTTGTAAAATGGTGTTTCTGAAGGTTTGTCTTGTGTTTCGGTTTGGCTTAAATACTACAAATGGCCTTAAATTTTAACTTGCTTATGAGCTAATATACCACCGTATCTTAGTAACTTATCCTTAGCATGCATGTAGAAAATAAGAACGGAGATGATCAAATATGCAATTATCATCAAAGAGTTAATAGTGTACTTTATGATGATAATATATATGATGTGTATACAATCAAAATCAAGAAGTCCGATTTCGAAGCCTTGAATTGGGCTATGAGTCCGAATCCGGGCGACTCGAGGTAAAGGTCAGACCCGGTTGGGGAACACGCACCTCGAAGAAGCAGATCGAAGACCAGGCTTGACCTATATCGAGGGCAGTACATTCTCGAGGGCAATCGAGAAAGAGcgggaatttctcaaggacacgtggGTCAGGGAATAAATTAAaggataagatttgtacgaaatGGTACAGGTCCGTACTAGGCTACTGTACACCTATaccaatagaattccttactacaattaggaatgtactatattggggttttctcctcttatataaaggggaccccaatcattttatAAGGATCATCTCACATTATTCACTGCAATAGAATAttcttctttgcttttcttgcttAACGTGCTCAACAAatgttcttcagctttattgtttttactttattattcATACTTCATTGCTCTTAGCTGACCTCGAGGCCCCCATGAAAGTCGAGCTCGAGGTCCTCATTGTTATAGCAACATTAGTTTGGTTCCTCAATTCTTCTTATTTAAACttaatattacttgtatattcactagtattagaataaatcacatatctttacaACCACAAATTACATTTAATTGTTACCGccatttttcgaggtaaacagtttggcgcccatcatggggctaaagataatagtgattgtctTACTGCTAATTTTCTGATAACACACATTATTCTTtatactttttcttgtcaaatattctttgatttcaggcttaaACATGTCTAACACACAAAATGCACCTGCTCATGACAGTGAAGGTCTAGGAGAAAACAACGGTATAGGGGTCAGTGTACCAGCCATAAACCCTGAGGGAGTGCCGAATGTGGAGCCAGTTGATATCAATTCGCGCAACACCCTAAACATGGACGCAGGCATAAACCCCGCAAGGAACGCATACAGGGAAGCCCGAGCAGGAGGCCAAGAAACGCGAGGGatggaagaaggaggagtcagcctaCAAGTGATATTCGAGTtgctgcaagctcagcaagtcGCCATCGCTCAGCTTCAAAGTCAGAACAGAACTCAGCCGAACCAACGAACACTCGGCGTGCAGAATCAATGAGGCCTGATGAAAATGGCTCAGGGACTGACCCCGctattatgaaaatgctcgaggagctcgcCAAAAGAATAGAAAGTGGAGAAAAGAAGATCGAAGAAAATAACAGAAAGGTGTAAACATACAACTCAAGGGTCGACGAAATACCGGGAGCACCTCCGATTTTAAAAGGACTGGACTCGAAGAAGTTCATGCAAAAAACATTCCCCCAGAGTGCGGCCTCAAAGCCCATCCCGAAGAAGTTTCGGAAGCAgatatcccaaaatacaatggaaCCATTGATCCCAACGAGCACGTTACCACATACACTTGTGGCATAAAAgggaatgatttggaagatgatgagattgaatcAGTTTTGCTAAAATTTTTTGGGGAAACTCTGTCTAAAGGTGCCATGATTTGGTACCATAACTTACCCCCGAACTCTATCGATTcgtttgccatgctggcagactcGTTTGtgaaggcacatgctggtgccataaaagttgcaacaaggaaatctgacgtATTCTAGataaagcaaagggagaacgagatgttgAGGGAGTTTGTATCCCATTTCCAATCAAAACCATTGG
Proteins encoded in this region:
- the LOC107779710 gene encoding berberine bridge enzyme-like 21, which gives rise to MSSCLLPFLVLIFWNSFSHGNSDSIYDSFVNCLTAKSVPQQEISKIVYSPNNPSFNPILQAYIRNRRFFNSSTTSKPVIIVTPTEESHVSSAVLCTKETNLQLKIRSGGHDYEGISYISDVPFIMLDMFNLRSISINVNDNTAWVQAGATLGELYYNIWTKSNVLGFPAGVCPTVGVGGHLSGGGYGNMLRKFGLSVDNVLDARLVDVNGRIWDRKAMGEDLFWAIKGGGGPSFGVILAFQIQLVQVPQTVTYFRVERFLDQNATDAVFQWQNVAHKIDSDLFIRLLLQPITVKRKEKVKEKKNTQQKKTIRAAFLGLFLGDSSRLMTLVSKEFPALRLQKQDCYEMSWIDSVLRWASFDNTTKPIVLLNRTGDLSNLLKRKSDYVQEPIPRDGLESIFQKMISLGKAGIVFNPYGGRMAEIREDETPFPHRAGILFKIQYSVNWKEEGTAAEKEHLSQIRDLYSFMTPFVSKNPRQAYLNYRDLDIGTNDQGPHSLEEGRVYGTKYFKNNFDRLVKVKSKVDPSNFFRNEQSIPTQIQDIGAYGKEDRGRCLSQSLALVLGECLIWMSIIL